A window of Anaeromusa acidaminophila DSM 3853 contains these coding sequences:
- the aroF gene encoding 3-deoxy-7-phosphoheptulonate synthase: MLMQRKAGQLTTIVRVGNARIGGAQPAVMAGPCAVESREQLLAAARLVKAGGAQMLRGGAFKPRTSPYAFQGLEEQGLRLLAEAREETGLAVVTEVMEAAAVPLVASYADMLQVGARNMQNFALLKTLGKAGKPVLLKRGLSATIEEWLCAAEYILEAGNNQVVLCERGIRTFETHTRNTLDLGAVAAVKGLSHLPVIVDPSHGTGRRELVHSMTLAALAAGADGALIEVHPCPEEALCDGPQSLPPMEYLELMDDVRFFGRLHKRGRRGLEKAV; the protein is encoded by the coding sequence ATGCTGATGCAAAGAAAAGCAGGACAACTAACAACCATCGTGCGCGTAGGAAACGCTCGAATCGGCGGCGCTCAGCCGGCGGTTATGGCCGGGCCTTGCGCGGTGGAATCTAGAGAGCAACTGCTGGCTGCGGCTCGTTTAGTCAAGGCAGGCGGGGCGCAGATGCTGCGCGGCGGCGCCTTTAAGCCGCGCACATCTCCGTACGCTTTTCAAGGGTTAGAAGAACAAGGGCTGCGGTTACTGGCGGAAGCCAGAGAAGAAACCGGCTTAGCAGTAGTCACGGAAGTTATGGAGGCGGCGGCAGTGCCTCTTGTGGCTTCCTATGCAGACATGCTGCAGGTAGGGGCGCGCAATATGCAGAACTTTGCCCTCTTAAAGACGCTGGGCAAAGCCGGTAAGCCGGTCCTGCTGAAACGAGGGTTGTCGGCAACCATTGAGGAATGGCTATGTGCGGCGGAATATATTCTAGAAGCCGGCAACAATCAAGTCGTACTTTGCGAGCGGGGCATCCGCACCTTTGAGACGCACACGCGCAATACCCTGGACTTGGGAGCGGTGGCGGCTGTGAAGGGACTGAGCCACCTGCCTGTGATTGTCGATCCCAGTCACGGAACCGGGCGGCGGGAACTTGTGCATTCTATGACGCTGGCGGCCCTGGCAGCCGGAGCGGATGGCGCGCTGATTGAGGTCCATCCTTGTCCGGAAGAGGCCCTGTGCGACGGGCCGCAGTCGTTGCCGCCCATGGAGTATTTGGAACTGATGGATGATGTGCGCTTTTTCGGCAGGCTGCATAAGCGCGGCCGCCGCGGCTTGGAAAAGGCCGTATAG
- the sfsA gene encoding DNA/RNA nuclease SfsA — protein sequence MNALSFFAPTKQGVFLRRPNRFVAECLLDGKTVRAHMPNPGRMRELLFPGVTMWLAEGNEAKRATAYSVVAVERDNQPVVLETLASNRIARELLTRRAVPGWEDWQVTAAEVREGNHRFDFLLENSKKETMLLEVKSCTLFGETGAMFPDAVTARGSSHVRTLTELAQNGQRCGVLFIVHAAQAQWFLPEYHTDPDFAAALAAARPYVDIRAMSISWKPGFILGDAKKLDIPWNVYEREGADGGVYMAFLEVLADCRLQIGSLGEREFRAGHYVYVGSAARGLEARIARHGRLRKKMHWHFDYLRQAAVWKGALPIRTQEKLECSLAKAVHELASGEVAGFGSSDCHCGSHLFYFEQEPQKQKSFQDLFQRFRIDRLQGILKK from the coding sequence ATGAATGCACTTTCTTTTTTTGCACCGACCAAGCAAGGGGTGTTTTTGCGTCGCCCTAACCGTTTTGTAGCGGAATGTTTGCTGGATGGCAAGACGGTGCGCGCGCACATGCCCAACCCGGGGCGCATGCGGGAATTGCTGTTTCCTGGCGTGACCATGTGGCTGGCAGAAGGAAACGAAGCGAAACGCGCGACCGCTTATTCGGTAGTGGCGGTAGAGCGGGACAATCAGCCGGTGGTTTTGGAGACGCTGGCTTCTAATCGGATCGCTCGGGAATTGTTGACGCGTCGGGCTGTTCCTGGATGGGAAGACTGGCAGGTAACAGCGGCGGAAGTTCGGGAAGGAAATCATCGCTTTGATTTTCTGCTAGAAAATAGCAAGAAGGAAACCATGCTGTTGGAAGTAAAATCCTGCACTCTTTTTGGAGAAACCGGAGCCATGTTTCCCGATGCAGTGACGGCTCGAGGCAGCAGCCATGTACGGACGTTAACCGAGTTGGCTCAAAATGGACAGCGCTGCGGAGTGTTGTTTATTGTCCATGCTGCGCAGGCGCAATGGTTTTTGCCGGAATACCATACAGATCCTGATTTTGCCGCGGCCCTGGCGGCAGCAAGGCCGTACGTAGATATTCGCGCTATGAGTATTTCATGGAAGCCGGGGTTTATTCTAGGCGATGCGAAAAAATTGGATATCCCTTGGAATGTATATGAGCGGGAAGGCGCTGATGGCGGCGTATATATGGCTTTTTTAGAAGTACTTGCCGATTGCAGGCTGCAAATTGGCTCTTTGGGAGAGCGTGAGTTTCGGGCGGGTCATTATGTATATGTCGGCTCTGCGGCGAGAGGCTTGGAGGCTCGCATTGCCAGACATGGGCGGCTGCGCAAAAAGATGCATTGGCATTTTGATTATTTGAGGCAAGCCGCGGTCTGGAAAGGGGCGCTGCCCATTCGTACTCAAGAGAAGCTGGAATGTTCTTTAGCCAAAGCGGTGCATGAGCTAGCGTCAGGAGAAGTTGCCGGTTTTGGCTCTTCAGACTGTCATTGCGGGAGTCATTTGTTTTATTTTGAGCAAGAACCGCAGAAACAAAAAAGTTTTCAAGATCTATTTCAGCGGTTTCGCATAGATCGGCTGCAGGGGATTCTAAAAAAATGA
- the ftsZ gene encoding cell division protein FtsZ, with protein MIGFDETMLNFAKIKVAGVGGGGSNAVNRMMDMGLSADFIVMNTDAQAVQSSPANQRLQLGDKVTKGLGAGANPGVGEQAALESRADILKALDGADMVFVTAGMGGGTGTGAAPIVAQCAREVGALTVGVVTYPFSFEGKRRMVKAEQGVAKLREHVDTLITISNDRLLKIASRQTSLLDAFCMADDVLKQGVHSIAGLISKPAMINLDFADVQSVMSSSGQAFMGIGMGKGEDRAMDAMQKAMHSPLLGISVEGARAVLVNVTGSQDMSLLEVNEAVGLLTDAVDEDANIIFGADIDETMGDDVRITIIATRFGQEPGAAASVKAPEAKTDFSLSGGMEIPQFMRRG; from the coding sequence ATGATCGGTTTTGACGAAACAATGCTGAACTTCGCAAAAATAAAGGTGGCTGGCGTCGGAGGCGGCGGCAGCAATGCAGTTAACCGCATGATGGATATGGGGTTGTCTGCCGACTTTATTGTGATGAATACAGATGCGCAGGCGGTGCAATCTTCGCCTGCCAATCAGCGTTTACAGCTTGGAGATAAGGTGACTAAAGGACTTGGCGCGGGCGCTAATCCAGGCGTTGGCGAACAGGCTGCATTAGAAAGCAGGGCGGATATTCTTAAAGCGCTGGATGGCGCCGATATGGTTTTTGTTACGGCCGGCATGGGCGGCGGTACGGGAACAGGGGCAGCGCCGATCGTTGCTCAATGCGCCAGAGAAGTAGGCGCCTTGACTGTAGGTGTAGTAACCTATCCGTTTTCTTTTGAAGGAAAACGGCGCATGGTTAAAGCGGAACAGGGCGTAGCGAAACTGCGTGAACATGTAGATACGCTGATCACCATTTCGAATGATCGCTTGTTGAAAATTGCTTCGCGCCAAACCAGTTTACTGGATGCATTCTGCATGGCTGATGACGTTCTGAAACAAGGCGTGCATAGCATCGCTGGGTTGATTTCCAAGCCGGCGATGATCAACTTGGACTTTGCCGACGTGCAGTCGGTCATGTCTTCTTCCGGTCAGGCTTTTATGGGTATTGGCATGGGCAAAGGCGAGGACCGGGCGATGGATGCTATGCAAAAAGCAATGCATAGCCCTCTTTTAGGCATTTCTGTCGAAGGCGCAAGAGCTGTATTGGTTAATGTGACCGGCAGTCAGGATATGAGCTTGCTCGAAGTGAATGAAGCAGTGGGCTTGTTGACGGATGCCGTAGACGAAGACGCTAATATTATTTTTGGCGCTGATATTGATGAGACGATGGGCGATGATGTGCGAATTACAATTATTGCTACTCGTTTTGGGCAGGAACCAGGGGCGGCTGCCTCGGTAAAAGCGCCTGAAGCAAAAACGGACTTTAGTTTGTCAGGAGGAATGGAAATTCCTCAATTTATGCGCCGCGGTTAA
- a CDS encoding HD domain-containing phosphohydrolase, with the protein MNWRDIIAYLLNRLRLDDMQSRLLFSSALLVFTPLLLLLPLQERTSSPISDPSVYRELQYITDIQNANVQRWFTEQSNFIELLSNLPSVRQGTSADIQLVLDETFRVQNNFTALTFIDASGIARASVHGPLNLYLGDRDYFQQAKQGKVILSNVLTDRTTGRPVIVFASPVHDEDGSIRGVITSTTQLSHLQNILTSVHFGTTGKMYIAAPDGTIIAGAALDIPSSLIRRLDGFIQAQQSKQGVGTYTDYLGQNVVAVFKPLEIHDWILFCEMDQKEAYQHHENKLRMLLIGLGLVIILALLLLFLGQEMFLRPLRHLMHLAEEYRKGNYMARLSKQNLLLAPTELRHLGETLNANAEKLSTMLETMDIVNKVVTETEARYRTLVEKSMVGVYGILDNRIMYANPRLADLLGYELGELSGGMPVHDIIHPDHLLEVQQRMKDRLAGELVDENYEVKLIRRDGQVIFAEIYASLGTLGGQPALIGTILDISERKKMEDELRHLSMHDQLTGLFNRTFFEGEMQRLSSSRQPIGIVIIDVNGLKLINDTLGHASGDALICNVASLLRLHFRGDDIVSRIGGDEFAALLPNSTDQQLGNLLNRLRTAASAYNQEHPELPLSIATGYAIATPEITSLEDAFRQADNHMYNDKSQHRESARRLILNSFLRKVQGHEGTHQKDIQHMQMLITKLAQKLQLPDSLIPQLQAAVRYYDIGLLSVSESILSSKDPLSEEDRRHIHRHPEVGQRLVESIPELSSIGDWILKHHERWDGTGYPMGLQGADIPASVRMLSLIDSYEAMRHDRPYRPALSFEETIAELQKQAGLQFDPQITEVFITLLYELRA; encoded by the coding sequence ATGAACTGGCGTGATATCATTGCATATCTGCTCAATAGACTGCGCTTAGACGATATGCAATCGCGGCTGCTTTTCAGCTCCGCTTTACTTGTTTTTACGCCCTTATTGCTGTTGCTTCCCTTACAAGAACGTACTTCTTCGCCTATCTCCGACCCTTCTGTTTATCGAGAACTACAATATATCACAGATATTCAAAACGCCAACGTACAACGTTGGTTTACAGAGCAGTCCAATTTCATTGAACTTTTAAGCAATCTTCCTTCCGTAAGACAAGGAACCTCTGCAGACATTCAATTAGTTCTGGATGAGACGTTTCGCGTCCAAAACAACTTTACCGCCTTGACCTTTATCGATGCCAGCGGCATCGCCAGAGCTTCCGTGCATGGTCCTCTAAACCTCTACCTTGGCGACCGCGATTATTTCCAACAAGCCAAGCAAGGTAAAGTTATCTTAAGCAATGTCTTAACAGATCGCACCACCGGACGTCCCGTCATTGTGTTTGCTTCTCCCGTCCATGACGAGGACGGAAGCATTCGCGGCGTGATTACCAGCACAACACAGCTTAGCCACTTACAAAACATTTTAACTTCCGTTCATTTTGGAACAACGGGAAAAATGTATATTGCCGCTCCGGACGGCACGATAATCGCCGGAGCCGCCTTAGACATCCCCAGTTCGCTGATTCGACGTCTAGACGGCTTCATACAGGCGCAGCAATCGAAACAAGGTGTTGGTACATATACGGACTATTTAGGCCAAAATGTCGTTGCCGTATTCAAACCATTGGAGATTCATGATTGGATCCTATTTTGCGAAATGGATCAAAAGGAAGCCTATCAGCATCATGAAAATAAGCTGCGCATGCTGCTTATTGGCCTAGGCCTTGTGATAATCCTCGCGCTGCTGCTGCTTTTTTTAGGTCAGGAGATGTTCCTGCGCCCCTTGCGACATTTAATGCATTTGGCCGAAGAATACCGCAAGGGGAATTATATGGCCCGCCTTTCCAAGCAAAATTTACTTCTGGCCCCCACCGAGCTGCGTCATTTGGGGGAAACACTCAATGCCAATGCGGAAAAGCTTTCTACGATGTTGGAAACCATGGATATTGTCAATAAAGTAGTCACAGAAACAGAAGCGCGTTATCGCACACTTGTCGAAAAATCCATGGTTGGTGTTTATGGCATCTTAGACAATCGCATTATGTACGCAAATCCTCGTCTAGCAGACTTGCTTGGCTATGAACTTGGCGAGCTCAGCGGCGGCATGCCTGTACATGATATTATCCACCCTGACCACCTTCTGGAAGTGCAGCAACGCATGAAGGACCGCTTGGCAGGCGAGCTTGTCGATGAAAATTACGAAGTCAAGCTGATCCGCCGTGATGGACAGGTTATCTTCGCAGAAATTTACGCCTCCCTCGGCACGCTTGGCGGACAGCCAGCCTTGATTGGCACCATTTTAGATATTAGCGAACGCAAGAAAATGGAAGATGAGTTACGTCATCTCAGCATGCATGATCAACTTACAGGCCTCTTTAACCGCACCTTCTTCGAAGGAGAAATGCAACGTTTAAGCAGCAGTCGTCAACCTATCGGCATTGTTATTATTGATGTCAATGGCCTCAAGTTGATCAACGATACTCTGGGACACGCCAGCGGCGACGCCCTGATTTGCAATGTAGCGTCTCTCTTACGTTTGCATTTCCGTGGCGACGACATTGTTTCCCGCATCGGCGGCGATGAATTTGCCGCTCTCTTGCCTAACAGCACCGACCAACAATTAGGCAACCTCCTCAACCGCCTTCGCACAGCAGCCTCCGCATACAATCAAGAGCATCCAGAGCTCCCTTTGAGCATAGCCACAGGATACGCCATTGCCACCCCGGAAATTACTTCTTTAGAAGATGCTTTCCGGCAAGCGGACAATCACATGTATAACGACAAAAGCCAGCACCGTGAATCCGCGCGCCGCCTTATTCTCAATAGCTTTTTGCGTAAAGTCCAGGGGCACGAAGGAACGCACCAAAAGGATATTCAGCATATGCAAATGCTGATTACAAAACTGGCGCAAAAACTTCAACTTCCGGATTCTTTAATCCCGCAATTGCAAGCAGCCGTCCGTTATTACGACATCGGGCTCTTAAGCGTCAGCGAAAGCATTCTCTCCTCGAAAGATCCGCTTAGCGAAGAAGATCGCAGACACATTCATCGGCATCCAGAAGTAGGCCAACGTTTGGTCGAAAGCATACCTGAGTTGTCCAGCATCGGCGACTGGATTTTAAAGCACCACGAACGTTGGGACGGCACTGGTTACCCCATGGGCTTACAAGGCGCTGACATCCCCGCCAGCGTGCGCATGCTCAGTCTAATTGACAGCTATGAAGCGATGCGCCATGACCGCCCTTATCGTCCAGCGCTTTCCTTTGAAGAGACGATTGCTGAACTCCAAAAACAAGCAGGACTCCAATTCGACCCGCAGATCACGGAAGTTTTCATCACCCTTCTTTATGAGCTGCGAGCATAA
- a CDS encoding NAD(P)/FAD-dependent oxidoreductase has product MSSQFDVAIIGGGPAAIFAAYELTLKNPCPKVALVEAGQDIYNRRCPIAEKKVSQCINCKPCSIMRGFGGAGAFSDGKYNLTTEFGGWLHEYLDDEEVMDLIYYIDAVNCSYGAPSECFTTQNSHLKRRALAYDLHLLEGTVRHLGTENNLQILKNIYEELKGKVSFFFRTQVEEILPQGENQGFVLKAKGEIEELRCDTLIAAPGRAGAEWFSKQCQALKLPVFNNQVDVGVRVEIPAEVFQQITDEVYEAKLVYRTKQYGDLVRTFCMNPKGYVVAENTDGIITVNGHSYRDEALHSKNTNFALLVSNRFTEPFNEPHQYGKRIASFSNMLGGGVLVQRFGDLIKGRRTNEHRLGQSFTRPTLDAVPGDLSLVLPKRHLDNIIEMIYALDKVAPGMANNDTLLYGVEVKFYSSRLELSNLLETKLPGMFAIGDGAGVTRGLSQASASGVYVARTILTRWKKTL; this is encoded by the coding sequence ATGTCTAGTCAATTTGATGTTGCTATTATCGGTGGTGGTCCTGCTGCTATTTTTGCAGCGTATGAGCTGACTTTAAAAAATCCATGCCCGAAAGTGGCGCTGGTGGAAGCAGGACAGGATATCTATAACCGTCGTTGTCCGATCGCTGAGAAGAAAGTTTCGCAGTGTATTAATTGCAAACCTTGCAGTATTATGCGCGGCTTTGGAGGCGCTGGGGCTTTTTCCGACGGAAAATACAATTTGACGACCGAATTTGGCGGTTGGCTGCATGAATACCTTGATGATGAAGAAGTCATGGACTTGATTTACTATATTGATGCCGTCAATTGTTCTTATGGTGCCCCTTCAGAATGCTTTACTACGCAAAACAGTCATTTAAAGCGGCGAGCCTTGGCATATGATCTGCATTTGCTCGAAGGCACGGTCCGGCACTTGGGCACTGAAAACAATCTGCAGATCTTGAAAAATATTTATGAAGAACTAAAAGGAAAAGTATCCTTTTTCTTTCGCACGCAAGTGGAAGAAATTTTGCCGCAAGGAGAAAATCAAGGCTTTGTGCTCAAGGCGAAAGGCGAAATAGAAGAACTTCGTTGTGACACTTTAATCGCTGCGCCTGGGCGGGCTGGCGCCGAATGGTTTTCAAAACAGTGCCAAGCTTTGAAGTTGCCTGTATTCAACAACCAGGTTGATGTAGGCGTGCGTGTAGAGATTCCTGCAGAAGTATTTCAACAAATTACCGATGAAGTATATGAAGCAAAATTAGTGTATCGCACGAAACAATATGGTGATTTAGTTCGCACTTTTTGCATGAATCCTAAGGGCTATGTGGTAGCGGAAAATACGGATGGAATCATCACCGTGAACGGCCATAGTTACCGAGATGAAGCGTTGCACAGTAAAAATACCAATTTTGCGTTGCTTGTAAGCAATCGCTTTACCGAACCCTTTAATGAGCCGCATCAATACGGCAAGCGTATTGCCTCGTTTTCCAACATGCTGGGCGGCGGCGTGCTGGTACAACGCTTCGGAGATTTGATAAAAGGCAGACGAACCAATGAACATCGTCTGGGGCAAAGCTTTACGCGCCCAACCTTGGATGCAGTTCCAGGCGATTTAAGCCTAGTGCTTCCTAAGCGTCATTTAGACAATATTATTGAAATGATTTACGCTTTGGACAAAGTTGCCCCTGGGATGGCGAACAATGATACCTTGCTCTATGGCGTAGAGGTTAAATTTTACAGTTCCAGATTGGAACTGAGTAATTTATTGGAAACAAAATTACCCGGTATGTTTGCTATTGGCGACGGCGCCGGGGTGACTAGGGGCTTATCGCAGGCCAGCGCTAGCGGGGTCTATGTGGCGCGCACGATTTTGACGCGCTGGAAAAAGACGCTCTAG
- the speE gene encoding polyamine aminopropyltransferase, which produces MDLWMTEWQTQHLGMSARIKETLFSGRSSFQEIAVVESEPFGRMLVLDGVFQTSLFDEFIYHEMMAHVSLSTHPRPERILIIGGGDGGTAREVLRHPSVEKVEMIEIDGMVVDVCKKFLPEISAALIAGSPRLEVKIGDGIQHMSQAENEYDVIIVDCSDPIGPGEGLFTKAFYRDVYRALKADGLFVQQTESPFYHQDLIQRLWLDVEELFPVARMYLAHIPLYPGGMHSFTMGSKKADPLETALRPLPFRTRYFNESIYHSCFALPNFVQELLTEKAK; this is translated from the coding sequence ATGGATTTATGGATGACAGAGTGGCAAACCCAGCATTTGGGAATGTCGGCGCGCATAAAGGAAACTTTGTTTTCGGGGCGTTCTTCGTTTCAAGAGATTGCTGTGGTGGAATCGGAACCGTTCGGAAGGATGTTAGTCTTGGATGGCGTGTTTCAGACCAGCTTGTTTGATGAATTCATTTATCATGAGATGATGGCTCACGTTTCGTTGAGTACACATCCAAGACCCGAACGAATCTTGATTATTGGCGGCGGAGACGGCGGGACGGCGCGGGAAGTACTGCGGCATCCAAGTGTGGAAAAGGTAGAAATGATAGAAATCGACGGCATGGTCGTGGATGTCTGTAAAAAATTTTTACCGGAAATCAGCGCCGCTCTTATTGCTGGATCGCCGCGTCTGGAAGTGAAGATTGGCGACGGAATTCAGCATATGAGCCAAGCGGAAAACGAGTATGATGTTATCATTGTGGATTGTTCGGATCCAATCGGCCCGGGAGAAGGTCTATTTACTAAGGCTTTTTATCGGGACGTTTATCGGGCTTTAAAAGCGGACGGCCTTTTTGTGCAACAAACAGAGTCGCCTTTTTATCACCAGGATCTGATACAGCGCCTTTGGCTGGATGTTGAGGAGTTGTTTCCTGTAGCAAGGATGTATTTGGCTCACATTCCGCTGTATCCGGGGGGGATGCATTCCTTCACAATGGGTTCTAAAAAAGCGGACCCATTGGAGACGGCTTTGCGTCCGTTGCCTTTCCGTACGCGGTATTTTAATGAGTCAATTTATCATAGCTGTTTTGCATTGCCAAACTTTGTGCAAGAATTACTGACCGAAAAAGCGAAATAA